The nucleotide sequence TCGGCGCCGAGCGCCGACTGGGCGCCCAGCAGGCGGGCCACCCGCCCGTCCAGTGCGTCCAGGATGGCCGCCGCCGCAATCAGCGCCATCGCCGGAATCGGCTGACGCTCGAGCGCGAACTTGATCGACGTCAATCCGGCGCACATCGACAGGACCGTCATCGCGCTCGGCAGGAGTTGCAGGCTCATGGTCCGCCTGCCCCGGCGTTTGTCGATCACGGCAGCTCCGCCAGCATGGTCTCGCCGGCGATCGCGCGCTGGCCGAGTTTGACCGCCGACTCGGTGCCCGGCGGCAGGTAGGTGTCCAGCCGGGAACCGAACCGGATCAGGCCGTAGGTGTCGCCGATCGACAGCTTGTCCCCGACGTGGGCGTCGCACACGATGCGGCGCGCCAGCAGCCCGGCGATCTGCACCACGACGACGTCCTCACCACTGGGAGTGCGGATCCGCAGGCTGGCCCGCTCGTTTTCGGTGCTCGCCTCGGGCAGATCCGCCGAGCCGAATCGGCCTGGCCGGTATTGCTTGTCGATCACCTCGCCGCTCACCGGCGCGCGCTGCACGTGAGCGTCCAGCAGCGACAGGAAGATGCTGACGCGTGGCAGCGGAGTGTCGCCCATGCCGAGTTCGGCGGGTGGTGCCGCGGAGTCGATCACGCAGACGATGCCGTCGGCGGGGGCGACGACGGCCCCGGGCCTCGACGGCGGCACCCGCGGCGGATGGCGGAAGAAGCCGGCGCAGGCACCGGCGGCCAGCAGGCCCGTGCGGCGCACCCACCGGTAGTCGCGCCCCAGGAGCGCCACGCCCAGCCCGGCGGCGATGAACGGCCGGCCGGCCGGGTGAATCGGCGGAATGGTCGAGCGGACCAACTCCAGCATGTGCTGCGGGCCGCCAGTGCGGGGGCGTCTAGCCACGCGGTCATCCTACGTAGCTGACCGGGTCTAGGAGCGATCGCAAGCGCGGCGAAGCCGGGCGAAGCGGGTCACGACCCAATTTCGGAGCGATCGCAAGCGCGGCGAAGCCGGGCGAAGCGGGTCACGACCCAATTTAGGTGAGGTCCCAGACGTCCAGCTGGGTTCCGGCCGACACTTCCACGACATCCTCGGGGATGTCCAGCAGCCCGTTGGCGGAAGCCAGCCAGCGCAAGTGGTGCGACGCCGGTGGGCCGTAGCTGGTGACGCTGCCGGTGTCGGCGTCGAGGATCGCACGCCGGAACTGTCGTTTGCCCCGCGGCGAGGTCAGCGACTCGGCCAGCACGGCGGGCCGCCGCGGCCGGTGCGGGTCCGGCAGACCCATGGCTGTGCGCAGCGCGGGCCGGATGAACACCTCGAACGACACCAGCGCGCTGACCGGGTTGCCGGGCAGCGTGACGATCGTGGTGGCGGCCCCATTTATTTGCAGACGCCCGATGCCCTGCGGCATTCCGGGCTGCATGGCCACCTTGACGAACTCCACGCCTTGCTCCCCGGCACGGCCGAAAGCGTCTTTGACGACCTCGTAGGCGCCGGCGCTGACGCCCCCGCTGGTGATGATCAGATCGGCGTCCGCGGCGTAGCGGTCCAGGATCGAACTGAACTGCTCGACGTCATCGCCGGCGGTCGCGGTGGCGATCACGGCCGCGCCGGCGTCGCGGACCGCACCGGCCAGCATGACCGAGTTCGACTCGTAGATCTGCCCCGGGCGCAGCGGGTCGCCGGCCGACACCAGCTCCGACCCGGTGGATATCACCAGCACCCGCTGGCGCGGCAGCACCGGCAGCTCGGCCATCCCCAGCGCGGCGGCCAGCCCCAGCGTCGCCGGGGTCACGATCTGTCCCTTGCGCAGCACGGTGGTGCCGGCGGCGACGTCCTCACCGGCTAACCGGATGTGCTTGCCGGACGCGGGCGCCTCGCGGATCGCAACCGACTCGACCCCGCCGTCGGTGGCTTCGACCGGCACGACGGCCGTCGCCCCGGCCGGCATCGGCGCGCCGGTCATGATCCGGTGGGCGGTGCCGGGTTGCAGGGTGAGTTCGTCGGTGCGCCCGGCGGGGATGTCCTCGGCGACGGGCAACGACACCGGATGATCCGCGGTGGCGGCGGCGACGTCCTCGGCGCGCACCGCGTAGCCGTCCATCGCGGAGTTGTCGAACACCGGCAGCGACAGTTGGGCGACCACATCGTCGGCCAGGACCAGCCCCTGCGCCTCGGCCAACGGCACCATGGCCGCCGGGCGGGCACGGATCAGCTCGGCGACGACGCGTTGGTGCTCTTCGACGGACCGCATCTGGATATTGTCCGCCTAGACCGGGAACGTGACGCCGGTGAGCTCCTCGGAGACGGCCCAGAGCCGTCGCTGCAGATCCTCGTCGTGGGACTGCGCACTGGAGTCGACCAGCTTCGGGTGGCCGCGCTGCTGGCCGATGCCGGCGGGGCCGTAGTACTGCCCGCCTTGGACGGCCGGGTCGGTGGCGGCCCGCAGCGTCGGCAGGGCGCCCATCGCCGCGCTCTGAGACAGCATTGGCCCGAACACATCGACAACCGGCTTGATGAACCACGGCAGGTTGCGGGTCAGCTCGGTGTTCGAGCTGCCGGGGTGGGCGGCCACGGCGATGGTGCCGTTGTCCTTGACCGGCCGGGCACTCAGCCGGCGCTGCAGTTCATAGGTGAACAGCAGGTTGGCCAGCTTGGATTGGGCGTAAGCGGCCATCCGGTTGTAGCTGCGCTCCCACTGCAGGTCGTCGAAATGGATCGCGGCGCGCAGTCGGTGGCCCATGCTGCTGACGGTCACCACCCGCGACCCGCGCACCGGCAGCAGGTGGTCGAGCAACAGGCCGGTCAGCGCGAAATGACCGAGATGGTTTGTGCCGAACTGCAATTCGAAGCCGTCCTTGGTGACCTGCTTCGGCGTCAGCATCACGCCGGCGTTGTTGATCAGCAGGTCGATGCGCGGGTAGGCAGAACGCAGCGCGTCGGCGGCGGCGCGCACCGAGTCCAGCGAGCTCAGGTCGAGGGCCTGCAGGGTGACGTCCGCGCCCGGGCTGGCGGCGACGATGCGCGACAGGGCGGCGTTGCCCTTCGCCAGATCGCGCACGGCCAGCACGACGTGCGCACCGCTGTAAGCCAGCACCGCCGCGGTCTGATAGCCGATTCCGGTGTTGGCCCCGGTGACGATGGCGACGCGGCCACTCTGATCCGGGACGTCGGCCTCTTTCCACTTGCGGGTCTCGGCGTTTGAATTCATGGGCCACAACGTACTCGCCGCGGGTTCCGATCCACATCGGCGGACGTAGAGTCGAGAACGTGATTACCGGGTTGGCCCACGCCGGGGTGTGCGTTCCGGACTGCGCGGCCGCAGTGGCGTTCTACCGCGACGTGTTGGGCCTCAGTGTGCTCTCGCCGCCATACGTGATGGCGGGTAACGCCATTCGCAACGACATGGGCGAGCTGGTGTCGGATCCCACCATGAAGGCGGCGATCGTCGGACTGCCGGGTGACGGCGATCGGGTCCTCGAAGTGATCGAGTACCTCAACGTCGACGGAGCCGCAGCCGACCGGGCGCTGACCGACCACGGTCTTTCGCACGTCGGGCTGATCTGCGCGGATCTCGACGCCACCCGCGCCGAACTCGAGGCCAAGGGAGTGCGTTTCCTGGTCAGCGGCATCGCGGACGTCGCGCGCGTGCGCACCAGTTGGTTCGTCGATCCGTGGGGCGTCGTCTTCATCCTGGTGGAGAAAAGCCGGCCCGAGCGACCGTACTTCGCGCAATGGGGGTGAGGCGCCTCAGGGTCGGCGTCATCGGCGCGGGCGCCGGCGGCATCGCGATGGGGATTCAGCTGGCCCAGGCCGGATACGACTTCACGATCTTCGACCGCGCCGACGGCTTCGGCGGGACCTGGCGCCACAACACATTTCCGGGTGCGGCCTGCGATGTCCCGTCGCATCTGTACTCGTACTCGTTCGCGCTCAACCCGCGGTGGAGCAAGACGTATGCGAACCAGCCCGAGATCTTGGCCTATCTCGAGAAGGTGGCCGCCGACCATGGGCTCGGCGCACATTTGCGGGCCAACACCGCGGTCAGCACGGTGCGGTGGTCGGACGAGGCGCGTCGCTGGACCCTGGTCACCGATGACGGCGACGAGCACGACTTCGACGTCGTGGTCAGCGCGGTCGGCATGCTCGACGTGCCGCACATCCCGGATATCCCTGGGGCGCAGCGGTTTCGGGGCCGGCAATTCCATTCGTCGCGTTGGGACCACAGCAGATCGACGGCGGGGGAGCGGGTGGCCTCCATCGGTACCGGCGCCAGCGCGATCCAGTACGTTCCCGCGATCGCCCCAAAAACCGCGCAGCTCACGGTCTTTCAGCGCACCCCGATCTGGATCGCGCCGCGATTCGACTTCCCCTTCACCCCTGAACAGCACGAGCTGTTCGAGCGCGATCCCGGTGCCGCGCAGAAGTTGCGCGACGAGGCCTTCGATGCCTACGAGTCGGCCAGCTTCGACGTCGACGACCAACAGACCCGCGATGCGACCGAACTGGCGCGCAGTTACCTGATGCGCAAGGTGGCCGACCCGGAGCTGAGGGCCAAGCTGACGCCGGACTATCCGGCCGGGTGCAAGCGGCCGCTGATGTCGCGGGAGTGGTATCCCACGTTTGCCTTGCCGCACGTCAAGCTGGAAACGACCGCCATCGCCGAGTTGACCGAGAAAGGAGTGCGCACCGTCGACGGCGTCGAACACCACTTCGACACCGTCATCTACGGCACCGGGTTCACCGCCGCCGACTATCTGTCCAGCATCGACGTGTACGGGACCGGCGGCCGTCGACTTCGCGACGACTGGGCCGACGGGGCGGAGGCGTACCTGGGCACGCTGGTCAGCGGGTATCCGAATTTCTTTATGCTCTACGGCCCCAACACGAATGGGGTCAATTCGATCATCTACATCCACGAGGCGCAGACGACCTTCATCCGCCACATCCTCGGCGTGATGGGCACCAGCGGAGCCCGCACCGTGGAGGTGACGGCCGAGGCGCAGCGGCGCTACAACGAAGAGATTCAGGCCGCGATGCAGGGCAAGGTCTGGCTCGCCTGCAAGAACTATTTTCGGCACCCCAGCGGCAAGGTGGTCACCCAATTGCCTTACAGCGGAAGACAATTCTTCGAACGCACCCGCAGCATGGTTGCCGGCGACTACACGCTTTCCTGAGCGAACTGGCTGCGCAGCCAGCCGATGACCATCGGCACCACCTCACCCGCTTTGCTCATCGCGACGTGCCCGGTGCCCTCGATGAGGTGCACCTCGGTATTCGGCCGGCCCTCGAACACCAGGGTGTCCGACTGCGGGACGAAGTAATCATCGCCGCCGTTGACGACCAGCATCGCCGAATTACGTTGCTGAGCAAGCAAACTCCGGCGGTTAAGGTCTTCTAACCCCGCGCTCAGCTCGGTAAGGGTGGGCGAATGATCCCAGTGCATCGCATTGCCGAGGATGTCGTGCATGCCGTAGGGCAGGTTGCGGACATTGTCCGATTCGAAGGCGCGATCGACCGGGCCGCCGAGTTCGACGGCGGCGTCGACGATGCCGGCCAGCCCCGACATCGCGGCGAAGTTTCCGCCGAACGAGGCGCCGAAGTGGCCGACCCTGCCGTCGCCGAGGGTCCGGGCGTAGTCGGCGAGCCCGCGGATCACCTCGTCGGCGTGCGCGTCGAGCGGGATCGCCGTCTCACCGGTGCCGGGGTGGTCGAAGGCCAGCGTGGTCATCCCGGTGCCCATGGTGAACCCGACCCACCACGGGTGGATGTCCATCTTCCAGGTGTCCACGCCGCCACTGGCGATCAACACCGGGCGGGCCGCGAAATCGCCGTTGGTGGAATACAGGTGCACGGCGACCTCGACCGAGCCGTCGCGGTACGGCACGGTGACGATGCGCCGCTCGAAGGCGACCGGAAAGTCCTTGGCCGCCAACTCGAATTGCTCCAACTGGCGTTCCATGGCCCGCTCACGCGCTGGGTCGGTCAGGCAGGGGAACTTTGCGCAACCGTAGACCAGGGAGGCCAGGTAGTGATCGCCGCGTTCGGCGTATTCCTCGGCGAGCTTTGACCATTCGTACACCCAGCCGCCCGGAGCGTCCGCCCACATATCGGTGGTGACGGCCCGTACCCGTTCTATGTCCGCGAGCGGGATACCGAACTTCTCGAATTGGCCGGTGCGGTCGGTAAACATGTCCGCGGTGGCGATCTCGTAGGTATACACGGTGTTCAGCTCCTAACCTTGGCGAAGTAGTCGACGACGGTCGTGGTGTCGTCCAGGGCGGCGACGGCCCCGATGTAGCCATCCGGGCGGATCACGACCCGCCCACCATTCTTGAGTCCGAATCGTTGTGCCACAAGCTGTTTCGGGTCAGCGATGACGGTGTCGTAGCCGGCGACCTGGGCGTCGTGCGCCGTCACGAGCACCTGGACTTCACCGTCGCCCGCAGCCGGGGCAGTGTGCCCGGGCGCGATGGTGAGCACTACGTGGCCGGTATTCTGCACCCCGCACACGGCGGCGAGCTGCTTCTGCACCTCAGCGTCGACAACATGCGGAACATGTTCGCCGGCAGCCACTTTGGCGTGTCGAGGGCTGCGGCCCACGGCTAGCGGGCTGGTGCGGTAGGCGACGTTGACCTCCTCGACGGTCTCGGCCATGAAGCGCCGAGCGGCTGGGACGTGCGACAGCAGCCGAATCACCAGGTCGCGGATCCGGCGCGGCACGCCGGACAGCGTGCCGCCCCGGGTGAGCCGATCGGTGAACGCAATGACGCTGTCGGCGACCGGGATTCGCTCGGCCTCATAGCTGTCGAGAAGTGTCTGGCCGGCTTGGCCGTCGATCACCATCGCCAGCTTCCAGGCCAAATTGAACGCATCCTGCATGCCGGTGTTCATGCCCTGACCGCCGGCCGGGCTGTGGATGTGCGCGGCATCGCCGGCCAAAAACACCCGACCCCAGCGGTAGGCCGGCACGCGTGCGTGCCGGACCTCGAAGCTGGTCAACCAGTGCGAGTGCACCACCCGAATGCCGCCGATCCGGTGGTCGAGGATCCGCTGCAGCTCCTCTTGGGTCGGCTGGGGCGCGTCGCGCCCAGCACCGGTCTCCGAGGCCAGAAACCGCATCCGTCCCTCGGCCATCGGCAGCACCACCACCGGGCCGTCCGGAGCGAAGAACGTGTGCATGCTGTCCATGTCCAGGCTGTGCTCGGCGTCGACGTCGGCGAGTAGGAAGCGTTCTCCGGCGAACGAGCCGGCGAGCTTGGCGCCGACCAGCTTTCGGACCGCGCTGTGCGCGCCGTCGGCCCCGATCACCCAGGGGGCGGTGACCAGCTCGGTCAACCCGTCCTCATGCCGCAGGGTGGCGTGTACGTCGTCGTCGTCCTGGGTCAGCGCGACCAGCTCGACACCACGTTCGACGGTGACGCCCAGCGACTGCAGGTGATCGCCCAGCACGCGCTCGGTCTCGGTCTGCGCCGTGGTCAACGTGAACGGGAATGCGCTGTCGACGCCACCGAGGGGGACGCGGAACAGCTTGCGGCGTCCCGCGTAGAGCTGCATCGCGATGGCCTTGATGCCGGTGCCGACCATCTCGTCGACGATGCCGATCCGGTCGAGCATGTCCAGGCTGCGGGCGTGCACCACGATCGCGCGGGACTGGTCGGTCGGTTGCGCGAGCTTGTCGATCAGCCGCACGCGGACACCGCGGCGGGCGAGTTCGGCGGCCGCGACCAGGCCGACCGGTCCCGCGCCGACAACCAGGACCTCGGGGTTTGGTGACGTGGACATGGCTGCTCTCCTCATTTTCACGCTTCGTTGAAACTCCGAACAAGTTTCACGGTACGTTGAAGAAAGTCTCAGCGCAAGAGGAAATTCACGCTAGAGTGAAACTCATGGTGAAGCGAGCGGTAACTCCTGGTCCGCGCGATGAACGCGGCGTGCTATCGGCGCGAATCGTTGCCGCCGCTCGTGCCGAATTTGCCGAGCACGGGTGGGCCGGAACCACGATCCGGGCCGTCGCGCGAACCGCCGACGTCGACCCCGCGCTGGTCTACCACTACTTCGGATCGAAGGAAGGGCTGCTGGACGCGGCGACCAACCCGCCGCAGAAATGGCTGGAGAACGTCGCCGAGATCTGGAAAACGCCCCTCGACAGGCTCGGCGCGGCGCTGATCACGTTGCTGTTGGCCAGCTGGGCCGACGACGAGATCGGGCCGACCCTGCGCGCCATCCTGCAGACCGCGGCGCAGGAGCCCTCCACCCGCGAAAAGCTGCGGCGCGTGGTGGAAGGAAGCCTGATGGGGGTGTCTGAATTGGGCAGCGACGAGCGGGACCGCTTGGTGCGCAGTGGTCTCGTCTCATCCCAGATGATGGGGTTCGCGCTGATGCGCTACGTCTGGAAAATCGAGCCCATCGCGTCCATGACCGATGCCGAGGCCGTCGCCGCGATCGCGCCCAACCTGCAGCGCTACGTCAGTGGGGACTTAAGCGCTCAGACCCAATAGTTGTCGTGGCGGACGAACCACTCGCGCCGCTCGTCGTCGGTCATGTCGGCCAGCGCGCCGAAACCCTCGAAGTAGGCCTCGCGGGGCGCCCCGGGGGCGAAAAGCATCAAGATTGACGCCGGCTCCTCGACCTCGTTGCGGAAACCGTGCACGCCGCCGGGCGGGACATAGAGGAAGTCGCCCTGATGGCCGTCGACCCAGTCGGTGCCGTCGTAGAGCCGCATCGTCCCGGACAGCACAAAGAACGCTTCGGACATGGCGCGGTGGAAGTGTGGCCCCGGCCCACCCCCGGCGGGAGCGATGTCGACCCGGTACAAGCCGTAATCGCCATCGGTTGCCTGCTGGTTCGCCAAATAGTGGTAGCTGACCCCGGCGGGGGATTGGTAGTCCGGGGGAGCATCGGCGCGCTTGAGCCAGGCGCTCACTTCGGGCTCGTCGGCGGTATAGCGGGCCGGTGGGTAGGGCGGCACGACGAGGGACACATCATCCAGCCTGCCAGTTAGCATCACGAAGGTGGAGCCCACCGAAGAGACGCGAGTGGCACGGCTGCTCGACGCCCAGGACAAGGCGGAGCAACTCTTCAGCGAAATCGAGCGGCGCGCCATGATCCGCCCAGGGGTCGGAGAAAAGCAGCTGTCCGACGAGATCCGCGACCTGGCCGCAGAGATGCTTGGTGTGACCCGACATTGGCATCGCCGGATCGTGCGGGCCGGCGAGAACACGCTGCACCCGTTCCAGGAGCATCCGCCCGACCGGCAGATCGCCGCCGACGACATCGTGTTCCTCGATCTGGGGCCGGTGTTCGAGGAATGGGAGGCCGACTTCGGCCGCACGTTCGTTCTCGGCGAAAACCCGCACAAGAAGGCCGTCCGCGACGCGCTGCCACGGGTGTGGCAGGCCGGCCGCGAGCATTTCGGCCGTCACCCCGACATCACCGGAGCCCAGTTGTTCGATCACGTCGTCGGTGTGGCCCACGCCGAGGGCCTCGAGTGGGGCAGCAAGATCGCCGGGCACCTGGTCGGGGAGTTCCCGCACAAGAAGATCGCCGGCGCTGGTGTCCAGTGGTACATCATGCCCGGATCGGACAAGCCGATGCGGCGAAGGGACCCCGCCGGCCGTCTGTGCCACTGGATCCTGGAGGTCCACCTGGTGGATCGTGTCCGCGGGTTCGGCGGTTTCTACGAACAGCTGCTCGACCTGCCGTGATTTCTTGCACTCGACATAGGCGAGTGCTAAGAATGACGTTGGCACTCGCGACCGGCGAGTGCTAGGTCGGGACGGTGAGGCCAGGGCCGCGCAAGCGGAAGACACCCACAGCCGTCCGTCGCGGGCACTGCACCCGGCCAGAACGTGTCATCCCCAATCCGGAGGAATCACTTCGCAATGGCCAAGCAAATTGCGTACGACGAAGAGGCCCGCCGCGGCCTCGAGCGGGGCCTGAACAGCCTCGCCGACGCGGTACGGGTGACGTTGGGTCCCAAGGGCCGCAACGTCGTCCTGGAGAAGAAGTGGGGTGCCCCCACGATCACCAACGATGGCGTGTCCATCGCCAAGGAGATCGAGCTGGAGGACCCGTACGAGAAGATCGGCGCCGAGCTGGTCAAGGAGGTCGCCAAGAAGACCGACGACGTCGCCGGTGACGGCACGACGACGGCTACGGTGCTGGCCCAGGCGCTCGTCAAGGAGGGCCTGCGCAACGTCGCGGCCGGCGCCAACCCGCTGGGCCTCAAGCGCGGCATCGAGAAGGCCGTCGAGAAGGTCACCGAGACCCTGCTCAAGTCGGCCAAGGACGTGGAGACCAAGGAGCAGATCGCTGCCACCGCGGCCATCTCCGCGGGCGACCAGTCGATCGGCGACTTGATCGCCGAGGCGATGGACAAGGTCGGCAACGAGGGTGTCATCACCGTCGAGGAGTCGAACACCTTCGGCCTGCAGCTCGAGCTCACCGAGGGCATGCGGTTCGACAAGGGCTACATCTCGGGCTACTTCGTCACCGACGCCGAGCGTCAGGAAGCCGTCCTGGAGGACCCCTACATCCTGCTGGTCAGCTCCAAGGTGTCGACGGTCAAGGACCTGCTGCCGCTGCTGGAGAAGGTCATCCAGGCCGGCAAGCCGCTGCTGATCATCGCCGAGGACGTCGAGGGTGAGGCTTTGAGCACCCTGGTCGTCAACAAGATCCGCGGCACCTTCAAGTCGGTGGCCGTCAAGGCCCCCGGCTTCGGTGACCGACGCAAGGCGATGCTGCAGGACATGGCCATCCTCACCGGTGGTCAGGTCATCAGCGAAGAGGTCGGCCTGACCCTGGAGAACGCCGACGTCTCGCTGCTGGGCAAAGCCCGCAAGGTCGTCATCACCAAGGACGAGACCACCATCGTCGAGGGCGCCGGTGACCCGGACGCCATCGCCGGGCGGGTGTCCCAGATCCGCGCCGAGATCGAGAACAGCGACTCCGACTACGACCGCGAGAAGCTGCAGGAGCGCCTGGCCAAGCTGGCCGGCGGTGTTGCGGTGATCAAGGCCGGGGCTGCCACCGAGGTGGAGCTCAAGGAGCGCAAGCACCGCATCGAGGACGCGGTCCGCAACGCCAAGGCCGCCGTGGAGGAGGGCATCGTCGCCGGTGGCGGCGTGGCCCTGCTGCAGTCGGCCCCGGCCCTCGAGGAGCTCAAGCTCACGGGCGACGAGGCCACCGGCGCGAACATCGTCCGCGTGGCGCTCGAGGCCCCGCTGAAGCAGATCGCCTTCAACTCCGGGCTGGAGCCCGGCGTTGTCGCCGAGAAGGTCCGCAACTCGAAGGCCGGCACCGGCCTGAACGCGGCCAGCGGCGAGTACGAGGACCTGCTGAAGGCTGGCGTTGCCGACCCGGTCAAGGTGACCCGTTCGGCGCTGCAGAACGCGGCGTCCATCGCGGGCCTGTTCCTGACGACCGAGGCCGTTGTCGCCGACAAGCCGGAGAAGGCGGCCGCCCCGGTGGGCGACCCGACCGGCGGCATGGGCGGTATGGACTTCTGAGTTCACGGTCCTAACGAAAAAGCCCGGTTCCCTGTTGGGAGCCGGGCTTTTTCATGTGTTCACGCCTCGAGCCGCAGGCAGTCGTCCTTGCATCCGGGTTTGGTGACCGCGCCCGGGGCCGCCCGACGGTGCAAGACAGCGCGGTCGGGCACGACCTGCACGGCGGTGTCGGTCGGCTCGCCGCGACCGTCGACGATCAGCGTGTAGCCGCTACGCTCGCGCGGCGGCCAGACGAGCATGACGCCGTCGTGCTGCGCCAGGTTGCGCCGCGTGCTGTCGCCGACGGTGCCGACGTCGATGACACCGTCGCTGAGCACCGGCTCGACGGCGACCGCATGGGCGCGATGGCCGTCGTCGACCGTGACGAGGTAGGCGAACGTGAAGTCGGCCAGCGCTTCGGCCAGTTGGTCGAGGTCCACTTTCACGCTCATGACGCGAGGATACGGCGGCGCGCGTGCTACTGGCCCCCTCGCCGAGCGTGAAAGCCGGGCTGGGCGGGGGCAGCGCGCGAGTTGAGCGCGTTCGGTGTGAACTCAGGGCTTTGGGTGTGAGCGTAGGGCGGTAGATTCGCGATTTTTCCGCCCAGGCTTCACACTCAACGCCCACGATTCACACTCAACGGCGCCGGGTGGCTGGGCGCGCGTTCAGTGTGAACACAGGGCTTTGGGTGTGAGCGTAGGGCGGCGAAATCCGCGATTTTTCCGCCCAGGCTTCACACTCAACGCCCACGATTCACCCTCAACGGCGCCGGGTGGCTGGGTGAACTCAGGGCTTTGGGTGTGAGCCCTGATTGGGGCGACGGGTAGCTTTTACGCGTGGCCCTTCCGACTCCTTCACCGTCCAGCACCGCCGTCGTCACGGGCGCATCGTCGGGCATCGGCTCCGACATCGCCCGCGAATTGGCCGACCGCGGCCACGGCGTCACGCTCGTCGCCCGCCGCGAAGACCGGCTACGCGAGCTGGCCGAGGAACTCGCCCGCAGTGGCACCCGTGTCGAGGTAATCGCCTGCGACATCACGGATTCCGCCGCCCGCGCCGCAATATTCGACGAGGTCGACCGGCGCGGGTTGACCGCTGACATCCTGGTCAACAACGCCGGCATCGGCACCATCGGCTCGGTGACCAAGACGCCCGTCGACGACGAGATCGCTCAGGTGCGGGTGAACGTGGAGGCCGTCATCGACCTGACCACCCGCGCGGTCCAACAGATGGTGCCGCGCGGGCGCGGCGCGATCCTCAACGTCGGATCCACCGCGGGCTACCACCCCTTCCCGGGGCAGGTCGGCTACGCCGCCACCAAAGCATTCGTCAAGACCTACACCGAAGGGCTGCGCGGCGAACTCGCCGGCACCGGCGTCACCGTCGCGTTGCTGAACCCGGGCCCGGTGCGCACCGAGTTCCTCAAGAGCGCGGGCATGGACGAACGGGAGTTCGCCGACGCGTTCCCGAAGTTCCTGTGGATGCCGTCGCGGCAGGTGGCGCGCGCCGGCGTCGATGCGCTCGAGCACGACCGCGGCAACGTGATCCCCGGGCTGCCGAGTCAGATCAGTACCCGGCTATTTCAGTTCATGCCGCGACGGCTGCTGCTGCCGCTGCTGAAGAACCAGCATCCGGGCCTTCGAAGGGACGCGTCAGCGAGGTAGCGGCCAGGGCCGCATCCAGCCCTCCACCGGCAGCGCCAGCGCATTGCACAGCGTGCAGATCGTGC is from Mycobacterium conspicuum and encodes:
- a CDS encoding TetR/AcrR family transcriptional regulator, with translation MVKRAVTPGPRDERGVLSARIVAAARAEFAEHGWAGTTIRAVARTADVDPALVYHYFGSKEGLLDAATNPPQKWLENVAEIWKTPLDRLGAALITLLLASWADDEIGPTLRAILQTAAQEPSTREKLRRVVEGSLMGVSELGSDERDRLVRSGLVSSQMMGFALMRYVWKIEPIASMTDAEAVAAIAPNLQRYVSGDLSAQTQ
- a CDS encoding cupin domain-containing protein, producing the protein MSLVVPPYPPARYTADEPEVSAWLKRADAPPDYQSPAGVSYHYLANQQATDGDYGLYRVDIAPAGGGPGPHFHRAMSEAFFVLSGTMRLYDGTDWVDGHQGDFLYVPPGGVHGFRNEVEEPASILMLFAPGAPREAYFEGFGALADMTDDERREWFVRHDNYWV
- a CDS encoding M24 family metallopeptidase; its protein translation is MEPTEETRVARLLDAQDKAEQLFSEIERRAMIRPGVGEKQLSDEIRDLAAEMLGVTRHWHRRIVRAGENTLHPFQEHPPDRQIAADDIVFLDLGPVFEEWEADFGRTFVLGENPHKKAVRDALPRVWQAGREHFGRHPDITGAQLFDHVVGVAHAEGLEWGSKIAGHLVGEFPHKKIAGAGVQWYIMPGSDKPMRRRDPAGRLCHWILEVHLVDRVRGFGGFYEQLLDLP
- the groL gene encoding chaperonin GroEL (60 kDa chaperone family; promotes refolding of misfolded polypeptides especially under stressful conditions; forms two stacked rings of heptamers to form a barrel-shaped 14mer; ends can be capped by GroES; misfolded proteins enter the barrel where they are refolded when GroES binds): MAKQIAYDEEARRGLERGLNSLADAVRVTLGPKGRNVVLEKKWGAPTITNDGVSIAKEIELEDPYEKIGAELVKEVAKKTDDVAGDGTTTATVLAQALVKEGLRNVAAGANPLGLKRGIEKAVEKVTETLLKSAKDVETKEQIAATAAISAGDQSIGDLIAEAMDKVGNEGVITVEESNTFGLQLELTEGMRFDKGYISGYFVTDAERQEAVLEDPYILLVSSKVSTVKDLLPLLEKVIQAGKPLLIIAEDVEGEALSTLVVNKIRGTFKSVAVKAPGFGDRRKAMLQDMAILTGGQVISEEVGLTLENADVSLLGKARKVVITKDETTIVEGAGDPDAIAGRVSQIRAEIENSDSDYDREKLQERLAKLAGGVAVIKAGAATEVELKERKHRIEDAVRNAKAAVEEGIVAGGGVALLQSAPALEELKLTGDEATGANIVRVALEAPLKQIAFNSGLEPGVVAEKVRNSKAGTGLNAASGEYEDLLKAGVADPVKVTRSALQNAASIAGLFLTTEAVVADKPEKAAAPVGDPTGGMGGMDF
- a CDS encoding pyridoxamine 5'-phosphate oxidase family protein, yielding MSVKVDLDQLAEALADFTFAYLVTVDDGHRAHAVAVEPVLSDGVIDVGTVGDSTRRNLAQHDGVMLVWPPRERSGYTLIVDGRGEPTDTAVQVVPDRAVLHRRAAPGAVTKPGCKDDCLRLEA
- a CDS encoding SDR family NAD(P)-dependent oxidoreductase, with amino-acid sequence MALPTPSPSSTAVVTGASSGIGSDIARELADRGHGVTLVARREDRLRELAEELARSGTRVEVIACDITDSAARAAIFDEVDRRGLTADILVNNAGIGTIGSVTKTPVDDEIAQVRVNVEAVIDLTTRAVQQMVPRGRGAILNVGSTAGYHPFPGQVGYAATKAFVKTYTEGLRGELAGTGVTVALLNPGPVRTEFLKSAGMDEREFADAFPKFLWMPSRQVARAGVDALEHDRGNVIPGLPSQISTRLFQFMPRRLLLPLLKNQHPGLRRDASAR